In uncultured Ilyobacter sp., a genomic segment contains:
- a CDS encoding PTS sugar transporter subunit IIA → MKLSSYLDPKLIFTDLEVETKEEAIKLLLEKSAHEDKKIASMKNDIIKGVLERENEISTAMGQGIAIPHARIEGLDDFIIIIGLLKNPIKCQVAALHKEDDVKMVILLVSEVLRNKRMLKVMSGIMKIAIKHPKILEEIKNSSNANMLFDFVKNAEVEIDGKIVAEDVQSPELMPVHPNDTLEEVAKRLIIEDRTGLPVVKDGYFLGEITERELIEFGMPKYTSVMQDLNFLTVGEPFEEYLVNEKTATIEELYRKTDVITVDRKTPIMEICFLMVNKGKTRIYVVENKKYYGMIQRSDIIKKVLHI, encoded by the coding sequence ATGAAGCTTTCCAGTTACTTAGATCCAAAACTTATTTTTACAGACCTAGAGGTAGAAACAAAGGAAGAAGCTATAAAGTTATTGTTAGAAAAATCTGCACATGAGGACAAAAAAATAGCCTCAATGAAAAATGATATAATAAAAGGTGTATTAGAAAGAGAAAATGAGATTTCAACTGCCATGGGTCAGGGGATAGCCATACCTCACGCAAGAATTGAAGGCTTAGATGACTTTATAATTATAATAGGTCTCCTTAAAAATCCAATTAAATGTCAGGTTGCTGCACTTCACAAAGAAGATGATGTGAAAATGGTAATACTTTTAGTTTCTGAAGTTCTTAGAAATAAAAGAATGCTGAAAGTGATGTCTGGAATTATGAAGATAGCAATAAAACATCCTAAGATTTTAGAAGAGATAAAAAATAGTTCTAATGCCAATATGTTATTTGATTTTGTAAAAAATGCAGAAGTTGAAATTGACGGTAAAATAGTAGCAGAAGATGTACAGAGTCCTGAACTAATGCCTGTACATCCCAATGATACCCTAGAAGAGGTGGCTAAAAGACTAATAATAGAGGACAGAACCGGTCTTCCAGTAGTAAAAGATGGATATTTTCTCGGAGAGATAACAGAGAGAGAACTTATAGAGTTTGGTATGCCAAAATATACATCTGTTATGCAGGATTTGAACTTTTTAACTGTAGGAGAACCCTTTGAGGAGTATCTGGTAAATGAAAAAACAGCGACTATAGAGGAATTGTACAGGAAAACAGATGTTATAACTGTAGACAGAAAAACTCCAATTATGGAGATATGTTTTTTGATGGTAAACAAGGGAAAAACAAGAATTTACGTTGTGGAAAATAAGAAATATTATGGAATGATTCAAAGATCAGACATAATTAAAAAAGTTCTTCACATTTAA